One segment of Pontibacter akesuensis DNA contains the following:
- a CDS encoding DUF4175 family protein encodes MKHTDALDQLLHQLQEFKHKFYLNMLLRGSIFAVGLLLSVYIVYSLLEYMFYFPEVVRAGLLFSFVAAVIYVFVRWIALPIAALTRLKRVLTDEQAAQQVGTFYPDIRDKLLNAIQMQHLDRTNELIRASIDQRSQQLLSFHFKEAVTYRENRPLLKYIALPAFIFMLIMLVYPAIFVQGTERIINYKTHYTPQAPFDFVVQNDALQTYRGEDFELQVAVEGEAMPSEVYINYNGRRQKLTQNTAGAYTYTFKQLQRPVDFQLEGSGFFSDSYTLDLLSRPNLKDFRMLVQYPAYLKRKPEEIQNTGNANVPEGSTITWNFATSETDSVRLTFEKPAQSIAAQKDDDGFVASKTFDHSQNYSINLRNEHSANKEQINYQVTTIPDRNPQITLEQFQDTALYTFMVLGGDVSDDYGLTRLALFYRINNAKSPQAKYKAQALPLNQQLSQTYYYQWNAAALGMQPGDKLEYFVQVWDNDGINGPKSARTRTFELKVPDKRELQKELDSNSQSVASQLSKTLEKANQLESELAKSEEKMKTKRDLNWQDKKQLEDLAAKKKQLENEINSMKELFEELNKKQNMLQEPNKQLAEKAQELQKLMNDLLDPETKKLYEELEKLLQQQQPNDTELQKLLSKLDNREKNLERELERALELFKQLQFEQKVDNIANKLEEMAKQEQQLAQKTEQKQESKQALQEEQKALQEEFKDVKEQMERLKELNEQLENPSNMDEQQQEQDQQNVEEQMQQSQEQLQKDQNKKASESQKKAGEKMQQMAQQMEQMKSSMSMAGMEQNLDHLRDILENLITLSFDQEELMKQFRSVNQSDPRFVELSQRQLSLRDNAQVIEDSLFALAKKVFQLESFVTREVAAMNQSMDNSMKEIRDRNVGKATGHQQLAMTSMNNLALMLNDALKQMQQAMQQMKGGMAGKQKGNQPKPGNMGELQQQLNKKIEDLKKGGMSGKALSEELAKLAAEQEALRNALKELGKQGQKPGENGQNGSLGNISKLMEQSETDLVNKRLTEQTILRQREILTRLLEAEKSAKERELDNKREAKTAENIARSVPPSFEKYLKAKEKQTELLKTIPPSLSPYYKQKVNEYFQNISK; translated from the coding sequence ATGAAACACACAGATGCACTCGATCAGTTGCTGCATCAGCTGCAGGAGTTCAAGCACAAATTCTACCTCAACATGCTTTTGCGGGGTAGCATATTTGCGGTTGGGCTCCTGCTTTCTGTTTATATCGTGTACAGCCTGCTGGAGTACATGTTTTACTTTCCGGAGGTGGTGCGCGCCGGTCTGCTGTTCTCTTTTGTGGCGGCTGTTATCTATGTATTCGTTCGATGGATTGCCTTACCAATTGCGGCCCTTACACGGCTGAAGCGGGTGCTGACAGACGAGCAGGCGGCACAGCAGGTAGGTACCTTTTATCCTGATATCCGGGATAAGTTATTGAATGCCATTCAGATGCAGCACCTGGACCGCACCAACGAACTTATCCGCGCAAGTATAGACCAGCGCAGCCAGCAGTTGCTTTCTTTTCATTTCAAGGAGGCGGTGACCTACCGGGAGAACAGACCGCTGCTGAAGTACATTGCGCTGCCAGCCTTCATCTTCATGCTGATCATGCTGGTGTACCCGGCCATCTTTGTGCAGGGCACTGAGCGCATCATCAACTATAAAACACATTACACGCCTCAGGCTCCTTTTGATTTTGTGGTGCAGAACGATGCCCTGCAAACATATCGCGGTGAGGATTTTGAGCTGCAGGTGGCCGTGGAGGGTGAGGCCATGCCAAGCGAAGTATACATCAACTACAACGGACGCCGCCAGAAGCTCACACAAAACACAGCCGGCGCCTACACCTATACCTTTAAGCAGCTGCAGCGCCCGGTTGATTTCCAGTTGGAGGGCTCCGGCTTCTTCTCCGACAGCTATACCCTGGATCTGCTCTCCCGCCCTAACCTGAAGGATTTCCGGATGTTGGTGCAGTACCCGGCCTACTTAAAGCGAAAGCCGGAGGAGATACAGAACACGGGCAATGCAAACGTGCCGGAGGGAAGCACCATCACCTGGAACTTCGCCACTTCAGAAACGGACTCTGTAAGATTGACCTTCGAAAAACCAGCGCAAAGTATAGCCGCGCAAAAAGACGACGATGGTTTTGTTGCCAGCAAGACCTTTGACCACAGCCAGAACTACAGCATCAACCTGCGCAACGAGCACAGCGCCAACAAAGAGCAAATCAACTATCAGGTAACAACCATTCCGGATCGCAACCCGCAGATCACGCTGGAGCAGTTTCAGGACACGGCGCTTTATACTTTTATGGTTTTGGGCGGCGATGTGTCGGATGATTATGGGCTGACGCGCCTGGCTTTGTTCTACCGCATCAACAACGCGAAATCACCGCAGGCAAAGTATAAAGCACAGGCCCTACCCCTGAACCAGCAGCTTAGCCAGACCTATTACTACCAGTGGAATGCCGCCGCACTTGGCATGCAACCCGGCGACAAGCTGGAGTACTTTGTGCAAGTATGGGATAACGACGGCATCAACGGGCCGAAGAGCGCCCGCACCCGCACGTTTGAGTTGAAGGTGCCGGACAAGCGTGAGTTGCAGAAGGAGCTGGATAGTAACTCCCAGTCGGTAGCCAGCCAATTGAGCAAGACGCTGGAAAAGGCGAACCAGTTGGAGAGTGAATTGGCGAAGTCTGAAGAGAAGATGAAGACCAAGCGCGATCTGAACTGGCAGGACAAAAAGCAGCTGGAGGACCTGGCGGCTAAGAAGAAGCAACTGGAGAACGAGATTAACTCCATGAAGGAGCTGTTCGAGGAGCTGAACAAAAAGCAGAACATGCTCCAGGAGCCGAACAAGCAGCTGGCCGAGAAAGCGCAGGAGCTGCAAAAGCTCATGAACGACCTCTTGGACCCGGAAACCAAAAAGCTGTATGAAGAACTGGAGAAGCTCCTGCAGCAACAGCAGCCAAACGATACCGAGCTGCAGAAGCTGCTAAGCAAGCTCGACAACCGCGAGAAGAACCTGGAGCGTGAGCTGGAGCGGGCACTGGAACTGTTCAAGCAGCTGCAGTTTGAGCAGAAGGTAGACAACATTGCCAACAAGCTGGAGGAGATGGCGAAGCAGGAACAGCAACTGGCCCAGAAAACTGAGCAGAAGCAGGAGAGCAAACAGGCGCTGCAGGAAGAGCAGAAGGCGCTGCAGGAGGAGTTTAAGGACGTGAAGGAGCAGATGGAGCGTCTGAAGGAACTGAATGAGCAGCTGGAAAACCCCTCTAACATGGATGAGCAGCAACAGGAGCAGGACCAGCAGAACGTGGAGGAGCAGATGCAGCAGAGCCAGGAGCAGTTGCAGAAAGACCAGAATAAAAAAGCAAGCGAGTCGCAGAAGAAGGCAGGGGAGAAGATGCAGCAGATGGCCCAGCAAATGGAGCAGATGAAGAGCAGCATGAGCATGGCCGGTATGGAGCAGAACCTCGATCACCTGCGCGACATCCTGGAGAACCTCATTACCCTGTCCTTTGATCAGGAGGAGCTGATGAAACAATTCCGCAGCGTAAACCAGAGCGATCCGCGCTTTGTGGAGCTATCGCAGCGGCAGCTAAGCCTTCGTGACAATGCCCAGGTGATTGAAGACAGTTTGTTTGCCCTGGCTAAAAAGGTATTCCAGCTGGAGTCCTTTGTTACCCGCGAGGTGGCGGCCATGAACCAGAGCATGGACAACAGCATGAAAGAGATCCGCGACCGGAATGTAGGCAAGGCAACCGGACATCAGCAGCTGGCCATGACAAGTATGAACAACCTGGCCCTGATGCTCAACGATGCGCTGAAGCAAATGCAGCAGGCGATGCAGCAAATGAAAGGTGGTATGGCCGGAAAGCAGAAGGGCAATCAGCCTAAACCCGGTAACATGGGAGAATTGCAGCAACAATTGAACAAAAAGATCGAAGATTTGAAAAAAGGAGGCATGTCAGGTAAGGCACTTTCTGAAGAATTAGCTAAATTGGCTGCGGAGCAGGAAGCGCTGCGGAATGCGCTGAAAGAACTTGGTAAACAAGGGCAAAAACCGGGTGAAAACGGCCAAAACGGCTCCCTGGGAAATATCAGTAAGTTGATGGAACAAAGCGAGACTGATCTCGTTAATAAACGTTTGACTGAACAGACTATCTTACGACAGCGCGAAATCCTTACCCGATTACTGGAAGCAGAGAAGTCGGCAAAGGAGCGGGAATTGGACAATAAACGGGAGGCAAAGACTGCCGAGAACATTGCTCGGAGCGTTCCGCCATCGTTTGAGAAGTACCTGAAGGCAAAAGAAAAGCAGACAGAATTATTGAAGACAATACCACCTTCGCTTTCACCATACTATAAGCAAAAGGTAAACGAGTATTTTCAAAACATTAGCAAATAG
- a CDS encoding ATP-binding protein, with protein sequence MNQVKIQIPSLIENIRVIESFIDNSKDEFEFEDDIYGNIMVAVTESVNNAIRHGNKFDKDKNVYLTLQVEDNQLLFEVEDEGPGFDYDNLPDPTAPENLESPGGRGIFLMHNLCDEVNFLDEGKKVQLIFNIPPAQNGTSN encoded by the coding sequence ATGAATCAGGTTAAAATTCAGATTCCTTCCCTAATCGAGAACATCAGAGTTATTGAGAGTTTTATTGATAACTCTAAAGATGAATTTGAGTTTGAAGATGACATCTATGGCAACATCATGGTGGCTGTTACGGAATCTGTGAATAACGCAATCCGCCACGGCAACAAGTTTGACAAGGACAAAAATGTGTATCTGACGCTGCAAGTGGAGGACAACCAACTACTTTTTGAGGTAGAGGACGAAGGCCCGGGCTTTGACTACGATAACCTGCCAGATCCCACCGCACCAGAAAACCTGGAGAGCCCTGGTGGCCGCGGCATTTTCCTGATGCATAACCTTTGCGATGAGGTTAACTTTTTAGACGAAGGAAAAAAAGTACAGCTTATTTTCAACATACCTCCTGCTCAGAATGGAACATCCAATTGA
- the ybeY gene encoding rRNA maturation RNase YbeY, translating to MEHPIEFFSEDIDFELENPDQVADWIATVIEQHDQELVNLTYIFCSDDYLHEINVEYLDHDTLTDIITFSNADIEGTVEGDLFISIDRVRDNAQDLGIAFTDELHRVIIHGVLHLIGFTDKTEEDETLMRKEEDSSLSLRKF from the coding sequence ATGGAACATCCAATTGAGTTTTTTAGTGAAGACATCGACTTTGAACTAGAAAACCCAGACCAGGTAGCCGATTGGATCGCCACGGTAATTGAGCAACACGACCAGGAATTGGTTAACCTGACATACATCTTTTGCTCCGACGATTACCTGCACGAGATCAACGTTGAGTACCTCGACCACGATACCCTCACAGACATTATCACCTTCAGCAATGCCGACATCGAAGGCACGGTTGAAGGTGATCTTTTTATAAGCATAGACCGCGTTCGCGACAATGCGCAGGATCTAGGCATTGCTTTCACTGATGAACTGCACCGCGTTATCATCCACGGCGTGCTGCACCTGATTGGTTTTACAGATAAGACTGAAGAGGACGAGACACTTATGCGCAAAGAAGAAGATTCTTCGTTATCTTTGCGAAAGTTTTAG
- the mnmG gene encoding tRNA uridine-5-carboxymethylaminomethyl(34) synthesis enzyme MnmG yields the protein MFPEYDIIVVGAGHAGCEAAAAAAKMGSKVLLATMNMNTIAQMSCNPAMGGVAKGQIVREIDALGGMSGIITDKTMIQFRMLNKSKGPAMWSPRAQSDRMRFAEEWRLTLEQTENVDFWQDMVTGIEVADGRAAGIRTSLGITIPGKAVILTNGTFLNGIIHIGEKQLGGGRAAEKSAKGITEQLVQLGFEAGRMKTGTPPRVDGRSLDYSKMEEQFGDENPSKFSYTDTQPLPKQRSCYITYTNSEVHEILKTGFEKSPMFQGRIQGLGPRYCPSIEDKINRFADRDRHQIFVEPEGWSTVEVYVNGFSSSLPEDVQLKALRKIEGFENAKMFRPGYAIEYDFFPPTQLNLTLETKLVQNLYFAGQINGTTGYEEAACQGLMAAINAHNKINGKEPFVLKRSEAYIGVLIDDLVNKGTDEPYRMFTSRAEHRILLRQDNADIRLTKIGYELGLAEESRLKAVDKKIAETAEIIAYLNNKAIEPEDINSMMEELGSAPITEKQRAGQLIKRPNVEIEHIAQAVTSVGEYLSKFKQESVEQAGIQVKYESYIEKEYSMAARMGELENYNIKGKINYRDIPALSKEAKEKLLKVEPETIGQASRISGVSPADISVLMVYLGK from the coding sequence ATGTTTCCAGAATACGATATCATAGTTGTAGGAGCTGGGCACGCAGGCTGTGAAGCCGCAGCGGCCGCTGCCAAGATGGGTTCGAAGGTGCTGTTGGCAACCATGAACATGAATACGATTGCCCAAATGTCGTGCAACCCGGCAATGGGTGGCGTGGCAAAAGGACAGATCGTTCGGGAGATCGATGCACTCGGCGGCATGAGCGGTATCATCACCGACAAAACCATGATCCAGTTCCGCATGCTGAACAAGTCTAAAGGACCTGCCATGTGGAGCCCGCGCGCGCAAAGCGACCGCATGCGTTTTGCCGAAGAGTGGCGCCTGACACTGGAGCAAACAGAGAACGTTGACTTCTGGCAGGACATGGTTACAGGCATAGAAGTAGCCGACGGACGTGCCGCAGGTATCCGCACCAGCTTGGGGATAACTATACCCGGAAAGGCTGTTATCTTAACGAATGGCACATTCCTGAATGGCATTATCCACATAGGCGAGAAGCAATTAGGCGGTGGTCGTGCGGCAGAGAAATCTGCGAAAGGCATCACCGAACAGCTGGTGCAACTGGGCTTTGAAGCAGGCCGCATGAAGACCGGAACGCCGCCGCGCGTAGACGGACGCTCGCTTGACTACAGCAAAATGGAGGAGCAGTTCGGAGACGAAAACCCAAGTAAGTTTTCTTACACCGATACACAACCACTGCCAAAGCAACGCAGCTGCTACATCACCTACACCAACTCCGAAGTACACGAAATACTGAAAACAGGATTCGAGAAATCGCCGATGTTCCAGGGTCGTATTCAGGGATTGGGGCCGCGCTACTGCCCAAGCATAGAAGATAAAATCAACCGCTTTGCCGACCGTGACCGCCACCAGATTTTTGTGGAGCCGGAAGGGTGGAGCACAGTAGAAGTATACGTAAACGGGTTCTCCAGCTCGCTTCCGGAAGATGTGCAGCTAAAAGCGCTGCGCAAAATTGAAGGGTTCGAAAACGCGAAGATGTTCCGCCCGGGCTATGCCATCGAGTATGACTTCTTTCCACCAACACAGCTGAACCTGACACTGGAAACAAAGCTGGTGCAGAACCTATACTTCGCAGGCCAGATCAATGGCACCACAGGTTATGAGGAAGCCGCTTGCCAGGGGCTGATGGCTGCCATCAATGCGCATAACAAGATCAACGGGAAAGAGCCTTTCGTACTGAAGCGCTCTGAAGCCTATATTGGCGTGTTGATTGATGACCTGGTTAACAAAGGCACAGACGAGCCTTACCGCATGTTCACATCACGCGCCGAGCACCGCATTCTGCTACGTCAGGATAACGCTGATATCCGCCTGACAAAGATAGGGTATGAGCTGGGGCTGGCAGAGGAAAGCCGCTTGAAAGCTGTGGATAAGAAGATAGCCGAAACGGCCGAAATCATCGCCTACCTAAATAACAAGGCAATTGAGCCGGAGGATATCAACAGCATGATGGAAGAACTAGGGTCTGCACCAATCACAGAAAAGCAGCGCGCCGGACAGCTGATCAAGCGACCGAATGTAGAGATTGAGCACATTGCCCAAGCTGTAACATCGGTAGGAGAATACCTCAGCAAGTTTAAGCAGGAAAGTGTGGAGCAGGCAGGAATTCAGGTGAAGTATGAAAGCTACATCGAAAAGGAATACAGCATGGCAGCCCGCATGGGTGAACTGGAGAATTACAACATCAAAGGCAAAATCAACTACCGCGACATACCCGCGTTATCTAAAGAGGCAAAAGAGAAACTCTTGAAAGTGGAACCGGAGACCATCGGTCAGGCATCCAGGATCAGTGGGGTTTCGCCAGCAGATATTTCGGTGTTAATGGTATACCTCGGAAAATAA
- a CDS encoding class I SAM-dependent methyltransferase yields the protein MSYERLEQCPVCGKEEFKNFIVVNDNAVSKESFVIVECENCTFKFTNPRPDSESIGQYYESEDYISHSNTKQGIINRAYHVVRSITTKQKVELINRHSPAKGAILDYGCGTGTFLAACKKDGWDIRGIEPNAKAREVASKETGEIIASSLNDIDGEKYEVITLWHVLEHIHTLNETVTMLLENLQEDGTLIIAVPNADSHDAKEYRENWAAYDVPRHLYHFTQPTMKRFLKKHKMVLEEVLPMKFDAYYVSLLSEKQKEGKTKMLSSVMNGYRSNSYAEKNGNDYSSLIFVAKRK from the coding sequence ATGAGCTACGAAAGACTGGAACAGTGCCCCGTATGCGGCAAAGAGGAATTCAAAAACTTTATAGTAGTAAACGATAACGCTGTCTCGAAGGAAAGCTTTGTGATAGTGGAGTGTGAGAACTGCACTTTTAAGTTCACCAATCCCAGACCCGACAGCGAGAGCATCGGGCAGTATTACGAGTCGGAGGATTATATCTCGCACAGCAACACCAAGCAGGGTATTATCAACAGGGCCTACCATGTGGTCCGCTCCATAACGACGAAGCAAAAAGTAGAGCTTATCAACAGGCACTCGCCGGCAAAAGGAGCCATACTTGACTACGGTTGCGGCACTGGCACTTTTCTGGCAGCCTGCAAAAAAGACGGCTGGGACATAAGGGGAATTGAGCCGAATGCTAAGGCAAGGGAAGTGGCATCGAAAGAGACGGGCGAGATAATAGCCTCCAGCCTGAATGATATAGATGGGGAAAAGTATGAGGTAATCACGCTTTGGCACGTGCTGGAGCACATTCATACGTTGAACGAAACAGTAACAATGCTGTTGGAAAACCTGCAGGAAGACGGGACTTTAATCATTGCCGTTCCGAACGCAGACTCGCATGATGCTAAAGAATACCGGGAGAACTGGGCAGCTTATGATGTGCCGCGCCACCTCTACCACTTCACTCAGCCAACCATGAAGCGCTTCCTGAAGAAGCACAAGATGGTACTGGAGGAAGTGCTGCCGATGAAATTTGATGCCTACTACGTGAGCCTGCTAAGTGAGAAGCAGAAGGAAGGTAAGACAAAAATGCTAAGCAGCGTGATGAACGGTTACCGCTCCAACAGCTATGCAGAGAAAAACGGGAACGACTATTCGAGCCTGATTTTTGTAGCTAAAAGAAAATAA
- a CDS encoding Ig-like domain-containing protein yields the protein MKLVKSIITAGMLAGIAACATQSPPEGGPKDEKPPKLVSSNPKDQQLNVDTRTIRLMFDEEVQPASLNKELLITPNINNPYKVITKRNELTLEFEKPLEDSTTYTLNFRNGITDITEKNKAQGLRLSFSTGAFIDSSRVSGQVVDLLLQTPVKDAVVALYRTEDTLTIRKNRPYYLTTTDAQGSYSLQNVKQGNYRIYAIVDKNNNSFYDSEAESIAYLTAPIAITPETDSVKLQTVRIDTKKPLLLARNKFSDRLVANYNEGIQQFVALSATGKDTLVSKIAADGKFAELFKTSNFSGGKAIVSAVDSAGNIGTDTLNIAFEGQRASRITGAQVKVLNTGGTGGYTSGQPVVVELQTPVRIVGKAPLRLMADSTLVQELTYPEQVSLDRTNTELRFNMPALTNNRIRQLTVVLDTTAVVPLEGGPLTIPALQLSVSEAKGTGTISGRVNTAYTSYTVQLLNNAGKLVKQQQGKKTYKFDNVVPGTYRIRVLIDANKNGKWDSADPTFEQAPEPVYIHPKTFEVRANWEIENENLEF from the coding sequence ATGAAACTAGTAAAAAGCATCATTACAGCAGGCATGCTGGCGGGTATAGCCGCCTGTGCCACACAAAGCCCGCCGGAAGGGGGACCGAAAGACGAGAAGCCACCAAAGCTTGTAAGCAGCAACCCAAAAGACCAGCAGTTGAATGTGGATACCCGCACCATCAGGCTAATGTTTGATGAAGAGGTTCAGCCTGCTAGCTTAAACAAGGAGTTGTTAATCACACCAAATATCAACAACCCCTACAAAGTCATAACGAAGCGCAACGAGCTAACACTGGAGTTTGAGAAGCCACTAGAAGACAGCACCACCTACACCCTGAATTTCCGAAACGGAATAACAGACATTACAGAGAAAAATAAGGCGCAGGGGCTTCGACTGTCCTTTAGCACAGGGGCCTTCATAGACTCGAGCCGGGTGAGTGGCCAAGTGGTAGACCTGCTGCTGCAGACACCGGTGAAAGATGCGGTGGTAGCACTATACCGAACAGAGGATACTCTAACCATCCGAAAGAACAGGCCATACTACCTCACTACAACTGATGCGCAGGGGAGTTACAGCCTACAGAATGTCAAGCAAGGCAACTACCGGATCTACGCCATAGTGGACAAGAACAACAACTCGTTTTATGATTCGGAGGCGGAAAGCATAGCGTATCTTACGGCACCCATAGCAATAACACCAGAAACGGACTCAGTTAAACTACAAACAGTACGGATAGACACAAAGAAGCCCCTACTGCTGGCCCGGAATAAATTTTCGGATAGGTTGGTAGCCAATTATAACGAGGGAATCCAGCAGTTCGTGGCGCTATCGGCCACAGGCAAAGATACACTGGTAAGCAAGATCGCTGCCGACGGCAAGTTTGCGGAGCTGTTCAAAACTTCAAATTTCAGTGGTGGAAAAGCCATAGTTTCCGCTGTGGATTCTGCAGGCAATATAGGCACAGACACACTTAATATAGCGTTTGAAGGACAAAGAGCAAGCAGGATAACAGGAGCACAGGTGAAAGTTTTAAACACAGGAGGAACGGGAGGCTATACATCGGGGCAGCCTGTGGTGGTGGAGCTTCAGACGCCTGTGCGGATAGTGGGAAAAGCACCGTTGCGTCTGATGGCTGATAGTACCCTGGTACAGGAGCTGACGTACCCGGAGCAGGTAAGCTTGGATAGGACAAACACAGAACTGCGCTTCAACATGCCAGCCTTAACGAATAACCGCATCAGACAACTCACAGTAGTGCTGGACACCACAGCAGTAGTACCGTTGGAAGGAGGACCACTTACGATACCTGCTTTACAGCTAAGTGTATCGGAGGCAAAGGGAACAGGTACTATAAGCGGACGTGTAAACACAGCCTATACATCGTACACGGTGCAGCTGCTGAACAATGCGGGTAAATTAGTTAAGCAGCAACAGGGAAAGAAGACTTATAAGTTTGATAATGTAGTACCAGGCACATACAGAATCAGAGTTTTGATAGATGCCAACAAAAATGGAAAGTGGGACAGTGCAGATCCAACATTTGAGCAGGCGCCGGAGCCGGTTTACATACATCCCAAAACGTTTGAGGTTAGAGCGAACTGGGAAATAGAAAACGAGAACCTGGAGTTTTAG
- a CDS encoding cation:proton antiporter, translating into MLLNVDLSLPFEEPVLIFTLVLLIILVVPILLNKFRIPSIVGLIVAGVVLGPNGLHVLNRDASIVLFGTVGLLYIMFQAGLEIDMIDFKRYKVRSLVFGALTFLIPISIGTIVFFYLHGYEIKPAILLASMFAPHTLLAYPIVSRLGLSKNAAVTLTIGGTLVTDTAVLFVLAIIINSTQGDTDLWFWVFMVVEMIIFVIVVLWLFPKIAKWMFKQLESEKGAQFIFVLTVIFAAAFLSELAGMEAIIGAFLAGLALNPLIPHTSALMNRIEFVGNNIFIPFFLISTGMLVDLTVLFTDTNAMLIAGTIVVLAPLSKYAAAFLTQKIFKFSVLQRNLIFGLSSAHAAATLAVVLAGYEIGIIGESALNGAVVLILVSSMISSFSTEKVARKLAILESRRKPDISEKPDRIMVPIGNPKTIENLIDLSIMLRNPEHSQPIYPLAVVIDNEHAEEEIYKKNKMLQEAIHHASATDSDVQLVSKIDVNIASGMIRAIKEMMITEVVLGWNGKITTRDRIFGTVLDNLLNNTEQMVLVCKIIQPLNTTGRLIVIVPTNAELERGFMRWIRSVKLLSTQLGAKIVFRGRRRTLNKLKGAVNENKPTVEATYLPYNNLNEFAAMKSELQQDDMVIVISARKATISYNSNLDYVPRVLSRDYKDNSFIVIYPEQYPVYQSVPVKGIPVTYDKGREEGGV; encoded by the coding sequence ATGCTGCTTAATGTAGACCTGAGCCTCCCCTTCGAGGAGCCCGTGCTAATATTTACGCTCGTACTCCTGATTATACTGGTGGTGCCGATACTGCTGAACAAATTCAGGATACCAAGTATAGTGGGGCTAATTGTGGCGGGCGTGGTGCTGGGACCAAACGGACTGCACGTGCTGAACAGGGATGCCAGTATCGTACTGTTCGGAACAGTGGGCTTGCTCTACATCATGTTCCAGGCGGGTCTTGAAATAGACATGATCGACTTTAAGCGGTATAAGGTACGAAGCTTGGTGTTCGGTGCACTCACCTTTCTAATACCGATAAGTATAGGCACGATCGTTTTCTTTTACCTGCACGGCTATGAAATAAAGCCAGCCATACTCCTGGCAAGTATGTTTGCACCGCACACGCTATTGGCATATCCGATAGTAAGCCGGCTGGGACTTAGTAAAAACGCAGCTGTAACGCTGACCATAGGCGGAACGCTGGTAACAGATACGGCCGTGCTTTTTGTGCTGGCAATCATTATCAACTCCACACAGGGAGACACGGATCTGTGGTTCTGGGTATTCATGGTGGTGGAGATGATCATCTTTGTGATCGTGGTGCTCTGGCTGTTTCCGAAAATTGCCAAGTGGATGTTTAAGCAGCTGGAAAGTGAGAAGGGAGCCCAGTTCATATTTGTGCTGACCGTAATATTTGCGGCAGCGTTTTTATCAGAGCTGGCAGGTATGGAGGCCATCATCGGAGCCTTCCTGGCAGGCCTGGCGCTGAACCCGCTGATTCCGCACACGTCGGCGCTGATGAACAGAATTGAGTTTGTAGGAAACAACATCTTCATCCCCTTCTTCCTGATCAGCACCGGCATGCTGGTGGACCTGACGGTACTGTTCACCGATACCAACGCCATGCTGATTGCGGGTACAATAGTTGTGCTGGCGCCGCTATCGAAGTATGCTGCCGCCTTTCTGACGCAAAAGATATTTAAGTTCAGCGTGCTACAACGCAACCTGATCTTTGGTTTAAGCAGTGCCCATGCGGCGGCCACACTAGCGGTGGTGCTGGCCGGTTACGAAATAGGCATCATCGGGGAGAGTGCACTGAACGGGGCCGTGGTGCTGATCCTGGTGTCAAGTATGATCAGCTCGTTCTCCACCGAAAAAGTAGCGCGCAAGCTGGCTATTTTGGAGAGCCGCAGAAAACCGGACATCAGCGAGAAGCCAGACCGCATCATGGTGCCGATCGGGAACCCGAAAACGATAGAGAACCTCATCGACCTGTCTATCATGCTGCGCAACCCGGAGCACAGCCAGCCCATTTATCCGTTGGCCGTGGTGATAGACAACGAGCATGCGGAGGAGGAGATCTACAAGAAAAACAAAATGCTGCAGGAGGCCATTCACCATGCCTCCGCCACCGACAGCGATGTGCAACTGGTATCGAAGATAGACGTGAACATTGCGAGCGGCATGATCCGGGCGATAAAGGAAATGATGATTACGGAGGTGGTGCTGGGGTGGAACGGTAAAATTACCACACGCGACCGCATCTTCGGGACGGTACTGGATAACCTGCTGAACAACACAGAGCAGATGGTGCTGGTGTGCAAGATCATCCAGCCGCTAAACACCACAGGCCGGCTGATTGTGATCGTACCGACAAACGCTGAACTGGAAAGAGGCTTTATGCGCTGGATCAGGAGCGTGAAGCTGCTCTCGACACAGCTGGGTGCCAAGATTGTGTTCCGGGGCCGCAGACGAACGCTCAACAAGCTTAAAGGCGCCGTGAACGAGAACAAGCCAACCGTGGAGGCAACGTACCTGCCCTACAACAACCTGAACGAGTTCGCTGCCATGAAATCGGAACTGCAGCAGGACGACATGGTAATAGTTATTTCGGCACGCAAAGCCACCATCTCCTACAACAGCAACCTGGACTACGTGCCGCGCGTGCTATCGAGAGACTACAAGGACAACAGCTTTATTGTGATATACCCGGAGCAGTACCCGGTGTACCAGAGCGTACCAGTGAAAGGCATACCAGTAACCTATGACAAAGGCAGGGAAGAAGGCGGCGTTTAA